In Amycolatopsis sp. EV170708-02-1, the following are encoded in one genomic region:
- a CDS encoding IS30 family transposase: protein MRTRRTYRHRRGRGRTRDGALKQPTAMRSIRQRPASVESRRQIGHWEGDLLVGAGQRSAIITLVERKTRFTILRPLATDHSAQTVGDTLIRTFTRLPAGLCRTLTWDQGNETFHHHRIELGTGLKIYFCDPHAPWQRGSNENTNGLPRQYRPKGTDLSVWTRGQLDHIASELNDRPRLCLNDKTPHDLMQQWERRLIAKIIRNDR, encoded by the coding sequence TTGCGGACACGGCGGACCTACCGGCATCGCCGCGGCCGGGGCCGAACTCGAGATGGCGCCTTGAAACAGCCGACCGCGATGCGCTCGATCCGGCAACGACCCGCCTCGGTCGAGTCACGACGCCAGATCGGCCACTGGGAAGGCGATCTCCTCGTCGGGGCCGGGCAGCGGTCCGCGATTATCACGCTGGTGGAACGCAAAACCCGGTTCACGATCCTGCGTCCACTCGCGACGGACCACAGCGCCCAGACGGTCGGCGACACCCTGATCCGCACGTTTACCCGCCTCCCAGCCGGGTTGTGCCGCACACTGACCTGGGACCAGGGCAACGAAACGTTCCACCATCACAGGATCGAGCTCGGCACCGGATTGAAGATCTACTTTTGCGATCCGCACGCACCCTGGCAGCGCGGCAGCAACGAAAACACCAACGGCCTCCCCCGCCAGTACCGCCCCAAGGGCACCGACCTGAGCGTGTGGACCCGTGGCCAGCTCGATCACATCGCCAGCGAACTCAACGACCGGCCGCGATTGTGTCTCAACGACAAGACCCCACACGACCTCATGCAACAATGGGAACGTCGACTCATAGCCAAGATCATTCGCAACGATCGGTAG
- a CDS encoding helix-turn-helix domain-containing protein, with translation MAHDRVDEDHRIDRLSSIGRCESRQDGIRMPRYAWDKRPVVVKRRYFQLIRTGMSGSAAAERVGVSLSCGSLWFIDAGQVNFVDKPISPRLLSQDDRIEIADGLHRGDAVKAIAARIGKSSQTVYREINRNRKPDGRYQPWYAHNQAHLRRRRPKPRTCAVNTGLREAVAGKLSKHLSPAQISRWLRRRYPRRPGSHVCHETLYDAIYRGLIARLRKRPCGHGGPTGIAAAGAELEMAP, from the coding sequence GTGGCGCACGATCGCGTCGATGAAGATCACCGGATAGACCGCTTGAGTTCTATCGGTCGTTGCGAATCTCGACAGGATGGGATTCGCATGCCGAGGTACGCGTGGGACAAGAGGCCGGTGGTGGTCAAACGCCGGTATTTTCAGCTGATCAGGACCGGGATGTCGGGCTCGGCGGCCGCCGAGCGGGTGGGCGTGTCGCTCAGCTGCGGGTCGTTGTGGTTCATCGACGCTGGCCAGGTGAACTTCGTGGACAAGCCCATCAGCCCGCGGCTTCTGAGCCAGGACGACCGGATCGAGATCGCCGACGGGCTTCATCGCGGCGACGCGGTCAAGGCGATCGCCGCCCGGATCGGCAAGAGCTCTCAAACCGTGTACCGGGAGATCAACCGAAACCGCAAGCCCGACGGTCGTTATCAGCCCTGGTATGCGCACAATCAGGCTCACCTGCGCCGCCGACGCCCCAAACCGCGCACGTGTGCGGTCAACACCGGGTTGCGCGAGGCGGTGGCCGGCAAGCTAAGCAAGCATTTGTCTCCGGCTCAGATCAGCCGGTGGCTGCGCCGCCGTTACCCGCGTCGCCCAGGTTCGCATGTGTGCCACGAGACGCTCTACGATGCGATTTACCGTGGCCTGATCGCCCGGCTGCGCAAGCGACCTTGCGGACACGGCGGACCTACCGGCATCGCCGCGGCCGGGGCCGAACTCGAGATGGCGCCTTGA